ACGGGAGGTTCCCTCTTTTCCTCGGGCATGTGATCACCCCTTGCAACACTGGTTAATGTTGGTTCTCATGGTATTTACCCTTTTTCGGTTTACTATTACGTGCCCCACTTCAGACATCAGTGAACCTTTAAGCACTTCGATGAACATCTTTTCGTTGAGGTAAAGTTATAAACATTGCTCCCAAACTCCTTCGGTGATGCTTATGGCGCTGAGCGACAGGCTGGAACTCGTCAACCCTTCTGAGATTAGGAAGCTCTTTGACCTTGCCCAGGGTGTTGAGGGTCTCATCTCACTCGGAATTGGTGAACCAGACTTCGACACCCCTGAACATATCAAGGAGTATGCGAAGGAAGCCCTCGACAGGGGGATGACCCACTACGGGCCGAACGCGGGTTTAATGATGCTCAGGGAGGCCCTCGCGTGGAAGCTGAAGGAGCAGAACGACATCGAGGTTGATCCGAAGACCCAGATCATGGTGACCGTCGGGGCGAACCAGGCTTTTCTGATGGGATTCGCGGCCTTTCTGAAGGACGGGGAGGAGGTTCTCATCCCGAGCCCGATGTTCGTCAGCTACGCCCCAACGGTTCTCCTTGCGGGCGGAAAGCCCGTTGAAGTCCCAACCTACGAGGAGAACGAGTTCAGGCTTAGCGTTGACGACCTCGAGAAGCACGTTACGGACAAAACAAGGGCCATCATAATAAACAGCCCAAACAATCCGACCGGTGCTGTCCTCACCAAGAAGGACCTCGAGGAGATAGCGGACTTCGCCGTTGAGCACGACCTCATAGTCTTCAGCGACGAGGTCTACGAACACTTCGTCTACGACGGCGTTAAGAACCACAGCATAGCCTCCCTCGACGGCATGTTTGAGCGCACTCTCACCATCAACGGTTTCTCCAAGACCTTTGCCATGACCGGCTGGCGCCTCGGATTCGTGGCCGCCCCCGAGTGGATAATCGAGAGGATGACCCGCTTCCAGATGTACAACGCCACTTGTCCGGTTACGTTCGCCCAGTACGCGGCGGCGAAGGCCCTGAAGGACGAACGCAGCTGGAAAGCCGTCGAAGAGATGCGGAAAGAGTACGACAGGAGAAGGCACCTCGTCTGGAAGCGCCTGAACGAGATGGGACTTCCGACGGTCAAGCCCAAGGGAGCGTTCTACATCTTCCCGCGCGTGAGGGACACCGGCCTGACCAGCAAGGAGTTCAGCAAGCTGATGCTCCTGGAGGCCAAGGTCGCCGTCGTCCCGGGTTCGGCTTTCGGAAGCGCCGGGGAGGGTTACATCAGGATAAGCTACGCGACGGCCTACGAGCAGCTCGAAGAGGCCATGGACAGGATGGAAAAAGTGCTGAAGGAGAAGAAGCTCGTTTAAAGCTTCTTCAGCTCCACCTTTATCTCTTCTTCGAGTTCTATCACGGCGTAATACTTCCTGAAGAGCGGGCCGGGGTTCACCACTATGGTCTCCCCAATCCGGTCGATTCCCCTCCCCTCGTGTATGTGACCGCAGACAACCAGCGGGGGCTGCCTCTCCTCTATGAACTCCCTGAGTGCTCTGCTACCAACGTGATGGCCGAAGTGGACCCTGTCGGCGACCGTTCCATGGGGTGGAACGTGGGAGAGGATTATGTCCCCCTCGCGGTAGTTTCGCTCGAGTATCCCTCCAATCTCATCCTCCGTCAGCTCCCATATGGTGTGGAACGGCGTGATGTTGGAGCCCCCGATTCCAACTATGCCAACTCCACCGACCTCAACCCGCCTGTTGTGGGCGTTTATCCCCAGTTCCGTCAGGAGTTCCGGGACGTCTCTGCCGTCGCAGTTGCCGTGTACCGCCACCAGGGGCATCCCAAGCTCAAGCATTGGTGCCAGGACTTCCCTCGCCTTCTCGGAACCGCTGAAATGCGTGAGGTCTCCTGCCACCAGGAGGGCGTCAAATTCCCCGCTCCTCAGCACCTCGGCAAGCTGACAGGCCCTCTTGGCGTTTCCATGGATGTCGGTAACCGCTACGAACCTCACGGAACCGCCCCCTACGTGTAGATACCCATCTCTTCAGCGAGCTTCAGGAGCCTCTCTGCCCTATCCTTCGTTGGAGGGTGCGTGGAGACCATGTCCGCGAGGTCGCCCCGGAACGGGTTGACTATAAAGATGGCTGATGTCGCGAGGTTCCCTCCCCGCATCGGGCGGAAGGAGATTGCCTTTTCGAGCTTGAGAAGGGCGCTGGCCAGGGCGAGCGGTTTCCCGCTTATCCTCGCGCCGTGCTCATCCGCGAAGTACTCGCGCGAGGGACTGAGGCCAACGTGAAGGAAAATCCCCGCTATCGGCGTGAGAATCCTCAGAAGGAGGCCATCGTTGGGGTTGCTCCTCTTCCTGGTGCGGGAGGGCGGGTTTATCAAGCGGTCGATGGAATAGGCCACGCCAAGGAGAGAGCCACCGATCACGGAGACGAGGGTCTGAAGGGGTGTGTCGTTGTTGATTATGTGGGCAATCTCGTGGGCAATGGCGCCCTCTATTTCCTCGGGGTCCAGAACCCTGAGAAGGCCATAGGTCAGAACTATCGTGCTGCTCCCGGGCCCCTTACCG
The Thermococcus radiotolerans genome window above contains:
- a CDS encoding metallophosphoesterase encodes the protein MRFVAVTDIHGNAKRACQLAEVLRSGEFDALLVAGDLTHFSGSEKAREVLAPMLELGMPLVAVHGNCDGRDVPELLTELGINAHNRRVEVGGVGIVGIGGSNITPFHTIWELTEDEIGGILERNYREGDIILSHVPPHGTVADRVHFGHHVGSRALREFIEERQPPLVVCGHIHEGRGIDRIGETIVVNPGPLFRKYYAVIELEEEIKVELKKL
- a CDS encoding pyridoxal phosphate-dependent aminotransferase; amino-acid sequence: MALSDRLELVNPSEIRKLFDLAQGVEGLISLGIGEPDFDTPEHIKEYAKEALDRGMTHYGPNAGLMMLREALAWKLKEQNDIEVDPKTQIMVTVGANQAFLMGFAAFLKDGEEVLIPSPMFVSYAPTVLLAGGKPVEVPTYEENEFRLSVDDLEKHVTDKTRAIIINSPNNPTGAVLTKKDLEEIADFAVEHDLIVFSDEVYEHFVYDGVKNHSIASLDGMFERTLTINGFSKTFAMTGWRLGFVAAPEWIIERMTRFQMYNATCPVTFAQYAAAKALKDERSWKAVEEMRKEYDRRRHLVWKRLNEMGLPTVKPKGAFYIFPRVRDTGLTSKEFSKLMLLEAKVAVVPGSAFGSAGEGYIRISYATAYEQLEEAMDRMEKVLKEKKLV
- a CDS encoding M48 family metalloprotease, translating into MGALKWLRFLLTILLVAIIPIIIGYLLWERRGLTAAIVVVLIAYFLVYWYGDRILMRWYRARLVGESDYPYLYAVLRKLASSAGIPVPRLALAPVGTPNIFSAGKGPGSSTIVLTYGLLRVLDPEEIEGAIAHEIAHIINNDTPLQTLVSVIGGSLLGVAYSIDRLINPPSRTRKRSNPNDGLLLRILTPIAGIFLHVGLSPSREYFADEHGARISGKPLALASALLKLEKAISFRPMRGGNLATSAIFIVNPFRGDLADMVSTHPPTKDRAERLLKLAEEMGIYT